From the genome of Desulfovibrio sp. JY:
GAACGAGATCTCGCAGCGGTCCTGGAGCCGACGGTCGAACTTCTGGCGCATGGCCTCGTCGGAAAGATAGGTGATGTGCCCGATCATGCGGGCCACGGCCAGGCCGTGCCCGGGCTTGCCCCCCTCGTAGTAGTCGCCGCAGTTCCACTTGGGGTCGGCCATGATGGCCTGCCTGGCCACTTCGTTGAAGGCGATGGCCAGGGCCGAATGCTTGGTGGTGGTGGCCAGCGGCACGGCGGCGCGCACCATGTCCGGGTAGCGCACGGCCCACTCGAGGACCTGCATGCCGCCCATGGAGCCGCCGATGGCGCACAGGAGCTTTTTGATGCCCAGGTGCTCGACCAGTTCTTTCTGGGCCCGGACCATGTCGGCGATGGTGATGACCGGAAAGGTGAGGCCGTAGGGCTTGCCCGTTTCCGGATCGATGGAGGACGGACCGGTCGAGCCCATGCAGCCGCCGATGACGTTGGAGCAGATGACGAAATAGCGGTCGGTGTCGATGGGCTTGCCCGGACCGATCATGATATCCCACCAGCCGGGCTTGGCGTCGGTGGCGTCGTAATGGCCGGCGGCGTGGGAATCGCCGGTCAGGGCGTGGAGCACCAGCACGGCGTTTGTGGCCTGTTCGTCGAGTTTCCCGTACGTTTCGTAGGCAAGCGTGACCGGCCCCAGGCTGCGTCCCGAGTCCACGTCCAGAGGATGGGGCGGGACGGCGAAGGTGAAAAACCGCTTCTCCACCCGGCCGACGCTGGCCCCGCTCGGGGTATGCTCCGTGTATTCGCTCATGGTCGCCTCGTTTTTTGTCCTACCAGGAAGGTGGACAAAGCGCCAGCGCGCCCCTTTGACAATCCCGCCGAGGCCGGGCAGGATGCCTATCGTTGCGTCCGCAACAACACGTTCGGCGACCTGACGCAACATCGCCGTAACCTCTACGTATTTTAAAAGAATATCGACGTACGTTTCAAGGGT
Proteins encoded in this window:
- a CDS encoding homoserine O-acetyltransferase → MSEYTEHTPSGASVGRVEKRFFTFAVPPHPLDVDSGRSLGPVTLAYETYGKLDEQATNAVLVLHALTGDSHAAGHYDATDAKPGWWDIMIGPGKPIDTDRYFVICSNVIGGCMGSTGPSSIDPETGKPYGLTFPVITIADMVRAQKELVEHLGIKKLLCAIGGSMGGMQVLEWAVRYPDMVRAAVPLATTTKHSALAIAFNEVARQAIMADPKWNCGDYYEGGKPGHGLAVARMIGHITYLSDEAMRQKFDRRLQDRCEISFAFDVADFQVESYLRYQGQKFVDRFDANSFLYVTKAADYFNLEAAHGEGSAVAAFAKARCRFLVASFSSDWLYPTYQSRAMVQAMKKNGLDVSFVEIEAKWGHDAFLLPNARLSGMIDRFLDRAAVDAAKEAKEAGHAL